The following nucleotide sequence is from Paenibacillus odorifer.
GCTTTCATGAACGAACCAAGCGGGATGAAGATATAAATGCATCTCTCATCCGAACGTTAGCAAGACCTCAGGATTATTTGACTACGGCTTTTCATTTGAAAGAAAACCTATGGCTGGCTGGACTGGGTTACAGCTTTTCCGATCCCAAGTTAATCCAGCAATTTTACACCAGCTCTAAACTTGTCGGTCTGTTGTCCTTACTCCGAAACAAATTTAATTTGATCCTATTGGATCTACCACTGAACTTATTAGACAGATTTCGAGAAGCATTAATCCATATCGACAGCTTTGGCCTCTGTATTCCCAATAATCTATATGCTGTTTTAAGCACTCTGAGGAATGTGGAAGAGACACTGAATAAGGAAAATACGGCCTATTTGAATGCTAAATCAAAAGTAATTGTCACCAAATATAATGACCGTTCCAGATTTCAAGGTGAAATTTTCGTACCAGACAAGGTAAGTGCAGTTGCTACATCCGGTCTTTTAGAAAGCTTTACATACGGAATGAAAGTGGCAGGTCATATCTCTTATGACACGGACTTTGATACTCAGATTGAAACCGATGTGCCGCTTGTATATTCAAACAAAGACCATGAGCGGGCATATGGAAATATACTTCTTAGATTACTGGAGGGGAGTAGTTAATGGATTTAAGTGGGCTTAAAAACGCGACACCCAATAAGCAAATGTTCAAGCGGGTTGCAGCATTGCTCTTTAGTCTATTGATCATCGTGGTTTCTTATATGTTCATTACGAAAGCCAGCAAAGATGCCAGCGATGTGGTAGAGGTGTTGCGGGTCAAGCAGAGTGATGGTATTCCGGCTTACGTAGTCATTACGGAGCCTATGATTGAGAAATACAATATTATCAAAAAAGAATACACCGAGGACATGGTGTTGTCTGAAGATATAGATTCGGTGAAGGATAAACTGTCCGCATATTATCTTCGAGAAAACAGCGTGCTCTACAAAGATCAGTTGCTGGATG
It contains:
- a CDS encoding AAA family ATPase — protein: MEQNRSDLNNLINWLVANQKSNVKILILTRYIRKDTEWENLSYRYPNLQIKNYEYIRITPVLFQEALEYLSDTKPQLKQHSRPHDDKSNHQKSTDRKGSFLDRFKPKPKAPTELQATDTLTRELDKISRGISRIVAITGHSGCGITSTTINVASEASKRGLNVLIVDMDIEYRSTNMYFSSFHERTKRDEDINASLIRTLARPQDYLTTAFHLKENLWLAGLGYSFSDPKLIQQFYTSSKLVGLLSLLRNKFNLILLDLPLNLLDRFREALIHIDSFGLCIPNNLYAVLSTLRNVEETLNKENTAYLNAKSKVIVTKYNDRSRFQGEIFVPDKVSAVATSGLLESFTYGMKVAGHISYDTDFDTQIETDVPLVYSNKDHERAYGNILLRLLEGSS